Part of the Angustibacter luteus genome, AGCAGCAGGCTGGCCAGCGCGGCGACGGCGTAGCCGACCACGGGCACCAAGCCGGCCGTGAGCATGGCGTCGCGCAGCGAGTCCGGGGTGTACGTCGTCCCGACCACGCCGAAGAACACGACGCCCACGACGGCCACCCCCAGGGCTGCGCCGACCTGCTGCACGGTGCCGTAGGCGCCCGAGGCAGCGCCGGCGTCGCCGGTGGGCACGGTGGCCAGCGCGACGTCGATCAGCGGGACCACGAGCAGCCCGAGCCCGATCCCGGCGAGCAGCAGCGGGGGCACCACGTCGAGGGTGCGCAGCCCGTCCGCCTGCGCCCGGACCACCAGCAGCGTCCAGACCACGGCGAGGGACTGCATCGCGCCGCCGGCGACCATGACCAGCTTGCCGACCTTGACCCCCAGCGGCACGGCCACGGCGACGCCCACGAAGGCGCCGAGGCTGAACGGCAGCAGCGTCAGCCCGGCGTGCATCGCGGTGAAGCCGAGCCCGGTCTGCAGGTAGATGACGGTGATGAGGGCGAACGCCGCCATGGCGCCCTGGAAGGTGGCCTGGGTGACCAGGCCGGCCGAGAAGCCGCGGTTGACGAACAGGTGCATCGGCAGCAGCGCCGACCCGTCGCCGCGCTCGCGGCGACGCTGCTGGACGACGAACACCGCCAGCAGCCCGAGACCAGCTGCTTCCATCGCCCAGATCCAGGCGGGCCAGTCCAGCTGACGGCCCTCGATGATCGGGTAGACCACACCCAGCAGCCCGGCACTGGCCAGGACGACGCCCACCAGGTCGAGGCGCAGCGGCTGCTCGGAGCGGGTGTTCGGCACGAACCGCAGGGCCAGGACCACCAGAGCCAGCCCGATCGGCAGGTTGATCAGGAAGACGCTGCGCCAGCCGATGCCGAACGCGTCGCTGCTGATCATCCAGCCGCCGAGCACCGGCCCGATCACCGCGGACAACCCCGAGACCCCACCGATGACCCCGTAGATCGGCGCGCGCTCACGCGGCGCGAACAGCGCCTGCACCGAGGACAAGGCCTGCGGCACCATCAGCGCGGCGAAGGCGCCCTGCACGACCCGGGCGCCGACCAGCACCTCGGGCGATGGCGCCACGCAGGCCAGCGCCGAGCCGACGGTGAAGCCCAGCACGCCCACCACGAAGACCCGCTGCCGACCGTAGATGTCGCCCAGCCGGCCTCCGGTGACCAGCAGCACGGCGAACGCCAGCAGGTAGCCGCCGACGGTCCACTCCAGCGCGGCGGGTGTGGCGTGCAGGTCGGCCTGCAGGCTCGGCAGGGCGACGTTGACGATGGTCGCGTCCATCAGGTCCATGAAGGACGCGAAGATGAGCACCCCGATCGCCAGCCCTCGGCTTCGTCCCATCACGTCGTCCTCTCGCCTGCGTTACCCTGGAAGGCGGGAAAGTCCCACTCAGGGACTTCTCCACATCGGAATCTTTCCGATGTGGAGAGATCGTAGGGAAGGGCGGCCAGGTTGTCCAGTCCGTCACCGCGCGCCGAGGCCACCGAGCGCATCGCCCTGCACATGCAGGAGGTGATCGCCGCGGCCGTCCTCACCAATGAGCGGATCGCGCGGCTGATCGGACTCAACGTCGTGGACTTCCAGACCTTCGGTGTCCTGCTGCGCCAGGGCTCGCCGATGACGCCCGGCGAGGTCAGCGCGGCCACCGCGCTGCCGTCCAGCACCACCACCCGGGTGCTCGACCGACTCGAGGCGAAGGGCATGGTGCGCCGCGAGGCCGACCCGGACGACCGGCGCAAGGTGCTGGTGCACGCACTGCCGTTCGAGGACGCCCAGGTAGGGCAGGCCTACGGCCAGATCATGAAGGAGATGGCCGAGGTGCACGAGGGCTTCAGCCTGGCCGAGCTCGCGATCGTCGAGCGCTACCTCGCGTCCATCACGTCGATCCGCTAGCAGCCCTCGGGCCCGCACACCTCGGCCTCGGACGACGCGTCGGACGCGACGACGCCCAGCGGGCTGACCAGCGCGGGCCGGCGCTCGTCCCAGGCCTGCTTGAGCGCCTGCTCGAACAGCTCGGCAGGCTGCGCGCCGCTCACCCCGTACTTGCGGTCGATCACGAAGAACGGCACGCCGTTCGCGCCCAGGGCGGCCGCCTCAGCGGCGTCGGCGTCGACGTCCGCGGCGAACTCCTGCGACGCGAGCACCGCGCGCACCCGCTCGGCCGGCAGCCCGACGTCGGTGCCCAGCGTCGCGAGCACCTCGTGGTCCCCGACGTCGAGCGTCTCGACGAAGTAGGCCGACAGCAGCCGCTCCTTCAACGCGTCCTGAGCGCCCGGCGCGCCCTCGGCGTGGGCCAGGTGCAGCAGCCGGTGCGCGTCCACGGTGTTCACGAGCTTCGCGTCGTCCAGGTGGTAGTCGAGCCCGTCCTGGGCGGCGACCTCGCTGACCCGGGCGTTCATCGCCAGCCCGTTCTCGCGGCCGCCGCCGTACTTGCGTCCCAGGTGCGTCGCGACGTCCTCGGTCGACACCCGGGGCGCGGTCGGGTCCAGCTGGAAGGACCGCCAGGTGACCTCGACCGGGACGCCGGACGTCACCGCCGCGGCCTCGAACCGGCGCTTGCCGATGTAGCACCAGGGGCACACCACGTCCGACCAGATCTCGACCTGCAGCGCTTCGCTCATGCTGGGGCCAACGCCGCCGGGCGCCCCGGTTACTCCCCCGACCTGGTGTGATCTAGGCCGCGACGCCGAGGAACTCCTCCCACAGCGGGTCCACGGCCTCGGCCCCACGCAGCGCCCACACCGGACCGGCCGGCGCGTGCGGGCGCACCTGCAGGCGCCAGCCGAGTTCGTCCGGCGTCCGGTTGCCCTTGATGCCGTTGCAGCGCAGGCAGCAGGCCACGAGGTTCTCCCAGGTGTCCGCGCCGCCCCGCGAGCGCGGCAGGACGTGGTCGACCGTCGCTGCGTGACCGCGGCAGTAGGCGCAGCGCTGCCCGTCGCGGCGCAGCACCCCGCGCCGGCTGACCGCCACCGCCCGGCGGCGCGGCGCCCGCACGTAGCGGACCAGCAGGATGACCGAGGGGGTACTCAGTGTCACCCCGTGGCGGTGCAGCGACCCGGGGCTGCGGATCGGTTCGCCGGTGTCGGCCAGCACGGTGGCCTTCCCCGCGAGGACGAGCACGACGGCCCGCTTGAACGAGACGACGGACAGCGGCTCGTAGCCGGCGTTGAGCACGAGCGTGCGCATGGCGCGCCCCTCTCTCGCCGGCGGGGCCCAGCTGGCATGCGGGACACGTCGGCGTCCACGGGTCCGCCCGGATTGACGGCCCACGCGTCAGGGTAAGCGCCCGTACGTGGTGCGGTCACGCACATATGGGCATCGGAAACGCGAGAGCCCGGATCCACTCGGATCCGGGCTCGACGCTGGGGCGGGTCGTGGCTGCTGGTCAGCCGACCCGGCCGAACGTGGCGCTGCTGGAGTAGATGGCCCGCTTGGTGACCGACTCGCCGGTGCGCGGGGAGTCCCACATCATGCCGTTGCCGGCGTAGATGCCCACGTGACCCGGGAAGAACACCAGGTCTCCGGGGACGGCCTCGCTGCGCGAGATCCGGGTGGTGGCGCCGCGCTGGGAGTCCGACGTCCGGGGCAGGTTGATGCCCACCTGGGCGAACACGTACTGGGTGTAGCCCGAGCAGTCGAAGCCGGCCGGGGTGGTGCCGCCGTACTGGTACGGGGTGCCGGCGTAGCGGGCGGCGATCGACAGGACCGCAGCACCGAACTCGGCCGAGCCGGGGTCGCCCGCCTTGATGTGCACGGGGGCGATCGCGGTGCGCTGGGTGTCGCGGCTGACCCGCTGGGTCGTGCGCTCGCGCACCTGCAGCACGGCGGCCTTGGCCTTCGCCTTGGGCTTCGGCTTGGCCTTCGCGGTGAACCCGATGTCGCCGAAGGACGGGGCCTTCGCGACGCCGTCGACGAACGCCGTGGGGACGGCGGACGACAGCTGGGTCGCGGTGCCCGGCTCAGCGGTGCTGGACGACGCGTCGGTAGTGGCCGGGGTCGCGGCGTGCGCCTGCAGGCCCAGGGAGGCCACGAGGCCACCGGAGACGGCCAGGACCGCGGAGGTCTTGGCGACAACGGCGGCCGGGCCAGAGGACTGGACGGCGGCGAGGACGGGCGAGACGGGCGTGGGCTGGCGGTGCCGCCCAGCAGAAGTCATGGTCACAGGGTGGTGCCTCTCCGACGCCTTCGAGGTGAGCTGTCGGGTTCGGGTGGAGAGTTATCACCCGGCCGGTCCCTGCACCTGGACCCCCTGGCCCACGTGCCGGTACCGGCTTCACCCCAAGGTCGGCTGCGAATGGCTTCCGCGCCGACCACAAGTGGTTCCCCCGCCTCTGCCAGACGGTGTCGAACGTTCCTCGCGCGCGGTGGCAGAGCTCGGCGTCCGCGTTGAGGACCTCCGGACAGGGACCGGAGGCACGTGCCAACCTACACAGCCCGGGTGGGGTCTGTCACCCCGTCGGCGCGTCGCGTTCACCCAAAAGTTGCGGGCCAGGCAGATCTCTGACACATGGCGGCCCGGAACTCACGAAAACGGACTGCTCAGGACGCTCAGGACGCGGTGACGAACACGTGCTCGGCGATCTGGTGCTGGACCTCGACCTCGTCGCCGTCCGCGGCGTTGACCATCAGGTGGGTGCCGTCGACCCGCACGTGCACCGTGCGCCCCGGCCGCAGCCCCGCGGCGTGCAGCATCGACAGCACCGTCGGGTCGGCCTGGGCCGGCTCGCCGATCCGGTGCACCACGAACGTCTCGCTGGCCGGTCCGGCCACCTCGGTGAGCTGGCGCAGCCCCTCACCGAGGAACAGCTCGCCCTCGCCCAGCTCGCCCAGCTCGTCCAGCCCCGGGATCGGGTTGCCGTACGGAGATACCGTCGGGTGGTCCAGGATCTGCAGCAGCTTGAGCTCGACCCGCTCGCTCATCACGTGCTCCCAGCGGCAGGCCTCCTCGTGCACGTACTCCCACTCCAGACCGATGACGTCGACCAGCAGCCGCTCGGCCAGCCGGTGCTTGCGCATCACCCGGGTGGCCTTGGCCCGCCCGTCGGCGCTGAGCTCCAGGTGCCGGTCGCCGCTGACGTGCAGCAGCCCGGCCCGCTCCATCCGGGCCACGGTCTGGGACACGGTGGGACCGCTGTGGTTGAGGCGCTCGGCGATCCGCGCCCGCAGCGGGACGATGCCCTCTTCCTCCAGCTCGAAGATCGTCCGCAGGTACATCTCGGTGGTGTCGATGAGATCGCTCACGCCGTCCCCGTCTCCCTCGTGGTTCGCACGGCCTTGAGCGTACGCGGTCCCGCCGTCATTCCCGACCGCGTCAGCAGCGGGCACGGGCGGCCTCCTCGACCTAGCGTGGCCGGGTGCCCGACACCGTGCTGTGGCTGCGCCGCGACCTGCGCCTGCACGACCACCCCGCCCTGCACGCCGCCGCCCAGGCGGCCGACGGCGGCCGGGTCCTGCCCCTGTTCGTCCTGGACCCCACCCTGCTGCGCGCCGCTGGGGCGCCCCGGCGGGCCTGGCTGCTGCGCTCCCTGCGCTCCCTGGACGCCGACACCGGCGGCGCGCTCGTCGTCCGGCACGGCGACCCGTCCCAGGTGGTCCCGCAGGTCGTCCGCGAGCTGGGCGCGTCGTCCGTGCACGTCAGCGCCGACGGCGGCCCGTACGGGCGGCGCCGGGACGACGACGTCACCGGCGCGCTGGACGTCCCCCTCGTGCGCACCGGCACGCCGTACGCCGTCGGCCCCGGCTCGGTCACCAAGGCCGACGGCACGCCGTACCAGGTGTTCACCCCGTTCTCCCGCGCCTGGCACGAGCACGGCTGGCCCGCCCCGGCCGGCCCGCCGCCGACCGGGCTGCGCTGGGCCCGCACCGTGCCCAGCGAGGAGCTGCCCGACGACCCCGACCTGGCCGGGGTGCAGCTCCCCGCTGTCGGCGAGCACGCCGCGCACGAGCGGTGGGCGGCCTTCCGCGACGAGGGGCTCGCCGACTACGCGAGCGCCCGGGACCGCCCGGACCTGTCCGGGACCTCGAGGCTGTCCGCGCACCTGAAGTACGGCGAGATCCACCCGCGGACGCTGCTCGCCGACCTGAGCCGCCGGCGCGGGGGCGGCGCCGCGACCTTCCGGTCCGAGCTGGCCTGGCGCGAGTTCTACGCGGACGTCCTGTGGCACCACCCGAGGTCGGCCCGCGAGTACCTGCGTCCCGGCTATGCCGCCATGGCGTACGACCGCCCGGACCAGGAGGCGGTCGACGCCTGGCGCGAGGGCCGCACCGGGTTCCCGCTGGTGGACGCCGGGATGCGCCAGCTGCTCGCGACGGGGTGGATGCACAACCGGGTGCGGATGGTGACCGCGAGCTTCCTGGTCAAGGACCTGCACGTGGAGTGGCAGCACGGCGCCCGGCACTTCCTGCGCTGGCTGTGCGACGGGGACCTGGCCAGCAACAACCACGGCTGGCAGTGGGTGGCCGGCAGCGGGACGGACGCCGCGCCGTACTTCCGGGTGTTCAACCCGGTCGCCCAGGGGCTGCGGTTCGACCCGGACGGCGAGTACGTCCGCCAGTGGGTGCCCGAGCTGGCGCACCTGCCGGGCGCCGCCGCGCACGAGCCCTGGAAGGCCGACGACGGCTACACCGGCGGCTACCCGCAGCGGATCGTCGACCACGGCGAGGAGCGGGCCGAGGCGCTGCGGCGCTACGCCGACGTGCGCGGCTAGGTTGACTGCGTGACCACGCCTGCGCTGCCCGACCTCGTCGTGCCGAGCCGGTTCAACGGACCGCCGCACTCGGGCAACGGCGGCTGGACCTGCGGCGCGCTGGCCACGATGCTGCCGGCTGCCGACCTCGGGTCCACGTCGCCCGTCGTCCAGGTCCGGCTGAGCGCTCCCCCGCCGCTCGACGTCCCGATGCAGGTCGCTGGGCGCGAGGGATCGGTGACGGCGTCCGACTCCCGTGGGCCGGTGGCGACGGCGGTCGCCGTCCCGAGCCCGTTCACGGCGGCGGCGCCGGAGCCGGTGTCGTGGGAGGTCGCGTCGGCCGCCGAGGCGCGCTACCGAGGGCTCGCGGACCACCCGTTCCCGACGTGCTTCAGCTGCGGCACCGCTCGCGACGACGGGCTGGGTCTGCGGCCCGGCCCGCTGCTCGACCGGCCGGACGTGACCGCGTGCACCTGGACGCCGGACGGCTCGGACGGCTCGGACATCGGCGGTCCGGTGACCTGGGCCGCGCTGGACTGCCCGGGCGGGTGGTCGGTCGACCTGGCGGGGCGCCCGATGGTGCTGGGCACGATGACGACCCGCCTGGACGCCGCACCGCGGGCCGGGCAGCGGCACGTCGTGATGGGCCGGGTGCTGCGGCAGGAGGGGCGCAAGGCCTGGACCGAGACCGCGCTGTACGCCCTCGGGCGATCGGACGCCGCGCCCCGGCTGCTGGCCCGCGCGGCCGCGGTCTGGATCGCGGTGGATGTGAGCGCCGTCTCAGCCGCACCGCGGAATGACGCTCAATAGTTGACCGTTCAACCAGCATGACAACCGCAACCGACACCCTGGTCCTGTCCGCCGACGCGCAGGACCTGTTGTTCCGCAAGGCCCGTACCGCGAACACGTTCACCGACGAACCCGTCACCGACGAGCAGGTCGCGGCGATCTACGACCTGGTCCGGTGGGCGCCGACCGCGATGAACAGCCAGCCGCTGCGAGTCACCCTGGTGCGCAGCGACGAGGCCCGCGCCCGCCTGCTCGACCACATGGCCGAGGGCAACCGTGCCAAGACCGGCGCCGCCCCGCTGGTGGCCGTGCTGACCGCGGACACCGACTTCCACGAGCACCTGCACCGCACGTTCCCACACTTCCCGGGCGCCAAGGCCGCCTTCGCCGACGACGAGGCCCGCGAGCGCACCGCCCGGCTGAACGCGACGCTGCAGGTCGGCTACTTCATCCTCGGTGTGCGGGCGGCCGGCCTCGCCGCCGGCCCGATGACCGGCTTCGACGCCGCCGGGCTGGAGCAGGAGCTGTTCGCCGGCACCGGCCAGCGCGTGCTCGCCGTCGTCAACATCGGCCGCCCCGGCCCGGACGCGTCCTTCGCGCGCAGTCCCCGGCTCGACCTCGAGGACGTCGTCACCACCATCTGAGCACGCCCCGACCCGTTGCCCGACCCCGCACCATTCGCGCTTGACGTGCCTGTGAACGCCTCATAGGGCCACCTTGCGCGAATGGTGCGATGGTTTTGCCGCCGGGACCAATCCAGGTGGCGGGCGGCACCGAAGAACGGGAGACATGTGGTTCGGCTCACGAAGGGGACCCGGATGAGCTCCGGACAGCGACGCCTCAGCGCGGTGCAGGACGATGCCTCGTCTGCCGACGACGGGCCGGCCTCCCTCGAACAGGTCGTCTCCCAGGTCGCCCGCGGCGACGAGGAGGCGTTCGAGGACCTCTTCCGCCGGGTCAGCGGCCCCGTGCTCGGCCTGGTCCGGCGCGTGCTGCGCGACCCGGCCCAGTCCGAGGAGGTCGCCCAGGAGGTGCTCGTCGAGGTCTGGCGGACCGCCACCCGGTTCGACCCCGACCGCGGCAGCGCGACGTCCTGGATCATGACCATGGCGCACGCCCGCGCGGTGGACCGGGTGCGCTCGGCGCAGTCCGCCCGGGCCCGCGAGGAGAAGGTCGGACGGCGCGAGACCGTTCGCGAGTACGACGAGGTGGCCGAGGAGGTCGAGGTGCGGATGGAGCAGCAAGCCGTGCGCCGGTGCCTGAGTGGCCTCACCGACCTGCAACGGGAGTCCGTGCAGCTCGCCTACTACGGCGGCTACACCTACCGCGAGGTCGCCGAGCTGGTCGACGCCCCGCTCGGCACCGTGAAGACCCGCCTGCGCGACGGACTGATCCGGCTGCGCGACTGCCTGGGGGTGACGGCATGAGCCCCGACCTGCACACCCTGACCGGTGCCTACGCCACGGACTCGCTGGACGACATCGAGCGCCGCCAGTTCGAGGCGCACCTGAACGAGTGCGACGCCTGCGCCGACGAGGTGCGCAGCCTGCGGGCGGTGGGCGCCGTGCTGGGCAGCGCCGAGGCGGTCGCCGTGCCGGCGGCGCTGCACGACTCGGTGATGGCGCAGGTGCGCACCACCCGACAGCTCCCGCCGCTGGCCGACCCCGCGCAGGACCCCAGCCGCGTGCAGTCGATGCTGCACCGGGCGCGGACGACGTCCCGGGCCCTGGTCGCCGTCGCGGCCGCCCTCGTGGTGATCGCCGGCGCGCTCGGCGCGGTCGCGGTGCGCGAGCACCAGCAGGCCGGCCAGGCCCGCCAGCTCGCCACCCAGATGTCCCAGGTCATCGGCGCCCCGGACGCCCACCAGGTGGACGCGGACGGCGCCCGGGTGATCGTGTCCCCGTCCAAGCAGGAAGCGGTGTTCGTCGGGCAGAACCTGCCCGCGGTGGACGCCGACCACGTGCTGCAGCTGTGGGTGCTGAAGGACGGCGCCCGCTCGGTCGGCCTGATCGAGGGCTCGAAGCCGCTGCTGGCCACCGGGGTGGGTCCGGACGCCCAGCTCGGGGTGACCGTGGAGCCGGCCGGCGGTTCGAAGCAGCCGACCACGGACCCGGTGCTGACGGTGGACCTCACCGCCTGACGTGACCGGCCTGACGTGACCGGACTGACGCCGGACTGCCGCCGGGCAGGCAGCGGCCCGCAGGCTGACCCTCCTGATGAGGGCCTGCCGCGCTGGACGAGGCGCGGCTCCTGCGGGCCAACGGTGACTGCCTGGATCTCGCCAGCCGCTCGACGCCCGAAGGCGCCGGTGTCGGTGGTGGGATCGAAGAGCCCGTCCAAGTCGACGAGCGGCTAGCGGGTAGCCACCTCACGCGTCCGTTGAGAATTCACTAGCGGACCACCTCCTTTCCCGTGTGCGAGAACCGTACGTCGCGGCCCCCGGCCCCGCAACGAGATTCCGCTTCAGCCCGGTCAGCCCGGGTCCAGGCAGGTTCAGCGCAGGGCTGCGGTGTCCCGGGCCAGGGCCTCGATCTCGTGCCAGGCCCCCTCGGTGATCGCGGACCTCGGTGTCAGCCAGGACCCCCCGACGCACGCGACCGACGGCAGGGCCAGGTAGCTCGGCGCCGTCGCGGGCGTGATCCCGCCGGTCGGGCAGAACCGCAGGTGCGGCAGCGGTCCGGCCACGGCGGCGAGGTAGTCGCGGCCGCCGGACGCCTCGGCGGGGAAGAACTTCATCGCCCCGAGGCCGTGCTCGGCCAGCCGCATCATCTCGGTGATGGTGCTCGCGCCGGCCAGCAGCGGCAGCCCGCTGCCGAGCGCCGCGCGCAGCACGCCGTCCGGTGCGCCGGGGGTCACGATGAAGCCGGCCCCAGCCGCGGTCACGGCCTCCACCTGGGACGGCGTGATCACCGTCCCCGCGCCGACGAGCATCTCGGGGACCTGGTCCGCGACCATCTCGATCGCGGCCAGCGCGGCCGGCGTGCGCAGCGTGATCTCGATGATGCCCACCCCGCCGCGCAGCAGCGCCTGGGCCAGCGGGACGGCGTCCGCGCTGTCCTCGATCACCACGACCGGGATGACCGGCGAGACGCCGAGCACCCCGTCGACCCGCTCGACGACCCGCTCGCTCACCCGCTCGTCCACCCGCTCGTCCACTGTGCTCACCGTGCACTCTCCTGCAGGTCGGACCCTTGCGGCGCAAGGGTTCCGAAGACGTGCGCTCCCTGGTCGGCCCGTCCGACCGCTCGGCGCAGCACGCCGAACAGCTCGCGTCCGACGCCGCGCTCCTCCTGGTGGGAGGGCGCCGCAGGCTCGCGCGAGGCGAACTCGGCCGGGTCGACCAGCACGTCGAGAGTACCTGTCTCGCAGTCGATCCGGACGACGTCGCCGTCGCGGAGCCGGGCGATCGGGCCGCCGTGCACGGACTCGGGCGTGACGTGGATCGCCGCCGGCAACGCACCGGAGGCGCCCGACATCCGACCGTCGGTGACCAGCGCCACCGCGTGGCCGCGGCGCTGGAGCACCGTCAGCGATGGTGTGAGCTGGTGCAGCTCGGGCATGCCGTTCGCCGACGGGCCCTGGTCGCGGACGACGACCACGACGTCGCGGTCGAGCTCGCGCCGGGAGAACGCCTCCAGCACGGCCGTCTGGTCGGTGAAGACCCGCGCGGGGGCCTCGACCACCCGGTGCTCGGGCTTGACCGCGGAGGTCTTGATCACGGCGTGGCCGAGGGTCCCGCGCAGCACCCGCAGACCACCGTCGGTGGAGAACGGCGCGGACGCCGGACGCAGCACGTCCAGGTCGCCGCTGACCGCCGGGCCGTCGACCCAGGTCAGGGTGCCGTCGTCCGCCAGTGCCGGGCCCTGCCGGTAGCGCTGCAGGTCGTGCCCGGCGACGGTGAGCACGTCGCCGTGCAGCAGGCCCGCATCCAGCAGGGTGCCCACCAGGAACGGCGTGCCGCCGGCGCGGTGGAAGTCGTTCACGTCCGCCGTGCCGCTCGGGTAGAGCCGGGTGCAGAGCGGGACGACCGCGGACAGGTCGTCCAGGTCCTCCCAGGTGAGCTGCACGCCAGCAGCGGCCGCCATCGACACCAGGTGCATGGTGTGGTTGGTGGAGCCGCCGGTCGCCAGCAGCGCGACCGCCCCGTTGACGACGCAGCGCTCGTCGACGACGTCCCCGATGCCGTACGGCGCCTCGCTGGTCGCGATCTGCGCGACCCGGCGGGTGGCCGCCTCGGTGAGCGCAGCCCGCAGCGGGTCATCCGGGTGCACGAACGCGGCGCCGGGCAGGTGCAGGCCCATGACGTCCATCAGGAGCTGGTTGGAGTTCGCCGTCCCGTAGAACGTGCAGGTGCCCTTCGAGTGGTAGCTGGCGACCTCGGCGGCCAGCAGCTCCGGGCGCCCGACCTTGCCCTCCGCGGCCTGCCGACGGACCGACGCCTTCTCGGCGTTCGGCAGCCCGCTGGCCATCGGGCCGGCCGGCACGAACGCCGTCGGCAGGTGACCGAACGCGAGCGCCCCGGCGACCAGGCCGGGCACGATCTTGTCGCAGACGCCGAGCATCAGCGCAGCGTCGAACACGTCGTGCGACAGCGCGATCGCCGTCGACATGGCGATGACGTCGCGGCTGAACAGGCTGAGCTCCATGCCCTCGCGACCCTGGGTGATGCCGTCGCACATCGCCGGCACCCCACCCGCGACTCGTGCCACGGCCCCCGCCCCCTGCGCGGCGGCCTTGATCAGCTGCGGGTAGGTCTCGTACGGCGCGTGCGCCGAGAGCATGTCGTTGTAGGAGGTGACGATCGCGATGCTCGCGCCCTCGCCGCCGGTGAGGGCGGCCCGGTCGCTGCTGCCGCAGGCCGCGACGGCGTGCGCGAGGTTGCTGCAGCCGAGGTTCGAGCGCCGCGACGGGTTGGCCCGGGCTCGCTCGACCTGGTCGAGGTACTGCGCGCGGGTGTCCTGGCTGCGCGCGGCGATGCGTTCCGTGACGTCGTGGACGACGCGGTGCACGTTCATAGGCTTCCTGTCGCCGGCGGCCCGAGATCCGGGCCGACGGACGGCGACTCTGGCGCCCGCGATGGATGTGACCGCTACCAC contains:
- a CDS encoding MFS transporter, which translates into the protein MGRSRGLAIGVLIFASFMDLMDATIVNVALPSLQADLHATPAALEWTVGGYLLAFAVLLVTGGRLGDIYGRQRVFVVGVLGFTVGSALACVAPSPEVLVGARVVQGAFAALMVPQALSSVQALFAPRERAPIYGVIGGVSGLSAVIGPVLGGWMISSDAFGIGWRSVFLINLPIGLALVVLALRFVPNTRSEQPLRLDLVGVVLASAGLLGVVYPIIEGRQLDWPAWIWAMEAAGLGLLAVFVVQQRRRERGDGSALLPMHLFVNRGFSAGLVTQATFQGAMAAFALITVIYLQTGLGFTAMHAGLTLLPFSLGAFVGVAVAVPLGVKVGKLVMVAGGAMQSLAVVWTLLVVRAQADGLRTLDVVPPLLLAGIGLGLLVVPLIDVALATVPTGDAGAASGAYGTVQQVGAALGVAVVGVVFFGVVGTTYTPDSLRDAMLTAGLVPVVGYAVAALASLLLPARADVLAHVEAQARELELAA
- a CDS encoding HNH endonuclease, translated to MRTLVLNAGYEPLSVVSFKRAVVLVLAGKATVLADTGEPIRSPGSLHRHGVTLSTPSVILLVRYVRAPRRRAVAVSRRGVLRRDGQRCAYCRGHAATVDHVLPRSRGGADTWENLVACCLRCNGIKGNRTPDELGWRLQVRPHAPAGPVWALRGAEAVDPLWEEFLGVAA
- a CDS encoding anti-sigma factor — its product is MSPDLHTLTGAYATDSLDDIERRQFEAHLNECDACADEVRSLRAVGAVLGSAEAVAVPAALHDSVMAQVRTTRQLPPLADPAQDPSRVQSMLHRARTTSRALVAVAAALVVIAGALGAVAVREHQQAGQARQLATQMSQVIGAPDAHQVDADGARVIVSPSKQEAVFVGQNLPAVDADHVLQLWVLKDGARSVGLIEGSKPLLATGVGPDAQLGVTVEPAGGSKQPTTDPVLTVDLTA
- a CDS encoding C40 family peptidase; this encodes MTSAGRHRQPTPVSPVLAAVQSSGPAAVVAKTSAVLAVSGGLVASLGLQAHAATPATTDASSSTAEPGTATQLSSAVPTAFVDGVAKAPSFGDIGFTAKAKPKPKAKAKAAVLQVRERTTQRVSRDTQRTAIAPVHIKAGDPGSAEFGAAVLSIAARYAGTPYQYGGTTPAGFDCSGYTQYVFAQVGINLPRTSDSQRGATTRISRSEAVPGDLVFFPGHVGIYAGNGMMWDSPRTGESVTKRAIYSSSATFGRVG
- a CDS encoding metal-dependent transcriptional regulator, giving the protein MSDLIDTTEMYLRTIFELEEEGIVPLRARIAERLNHSGPTVSQTVARMERAGLLHVSGDRHLELSADGRAKATRVMRKHRLAERLLVDVIGLEWEYVHEEACRWEHVMSERVELKLLQILDHPTVSPYGNPIPGLDELGELGEGELFLGEGLRQLTEVAGPASETFVVHRIGEPAQADPTVLSMLHAAGLRPGRTVHVRVDGTHLMVNAADGDEVEVQHQIAEHVFVTAS
- a CDS encoding malonic semialdehyde reductase: MTTATDTLVLSADAQDLLFRKARTANTFTDEPVTDEQVAAIYDLVRWAPTAMNSQPLRVTLVRSDEARARLLDHMAEGNRAKTGAAPLVAVLTADTDFHEHLHRTFPHFPGAKAAFADDEARERTARLNATLQVGYFILGVRAAGLAAGPMTGFDAAGLEQELFAGTGQRVLAVVNIGRPGPDASFARSPRLDLEDVVTTI
- a CDS encoding MarR family winged helix-turn-helix transcriptional regulator, which produces MSSPSPRAEATERIALHMQEVIAAAVLTNERIARLIGLNVVDFQTFGVLLRQGSPMTPGEVSAATALPSSTTTRVLDRLEAKGMVRREADPDDRRKVLVHALPFEDAQVGQAYGQIMKEMAEVHEGFSLAELAIVERYLASITSIR
- a CDS encoding deoxyribodipyrimidine photo-lyase, which gives rise to MPDTVLWLRRDLRLHDHPALHAAAQAADGGRVLPLFVLDPTLLRAAGAPRRAWLLRSLRSLDADTGGALVVRHGDPSQVVPQVVRELGASSVHVSADGGPYGRRRDDDVTGALDVPLVRTGTPYAVGPGSVTKADGTPYQVFTPFSRAWHEHGWPAPAGPPPTGLRWARTVPSEELPDDPDLAGVQLPAVGEHAAHERWAAFRDEGLADYASARDRPDLSGTSRLSAHLKYGEIHPRTLLADLSRRRGGGAATFRSELAWREFYADVLWHHPRSAREYLRPGYAAMAYDRPDQEAVDAWREGRTGFPLVDAGMRQLLATGWMHNRVRMVTASFLVKDLHVEWQHGARHFLRWLCDGDLASNNHGWQWVAGSGTDAAPYFRVFNPVAQGLRFDPDGEYVRQWVPELAHLPGAAAHEPWKADDGYTGGYPQRIVDHGEERAEALRRYADVRG
- the sigK gene encoding ECF RNA polymerase sigma factor SigK, whose translation is MSSGQRRLSAVQDDASSADDGPASLEQVVSQVARGDEEAFEDLFRRVSGPVLGLVRRVLRDPAQSEEVAQEVLVEVWRTATRFDPDRGSATSWIMTMAHARAVDRVRSAQSARAREEKVGRRETVREYDEVAEEVEVRMEQQAVRRCLSGLTDLQRESVQLAYYGGYTYREVAELVDAPLGTVKTRLRDGLIRLRDCLGVTA
- a CDS encoding DsbA family oxidoreductase; translated protein: MSEALQVEIWSDVVCPWCYIGKRRFEAAAVTSGVPVEVTWRSFQLDPTAPRVSTEDVATHLGRKYGGGRENGLAMNARVSEVAAQDGLDYHLDDAKLVNTVDAHRLLHLAHAEGAPGAQDALKERLLSAYFVETLDVGDHEVLATLGTDVGLPAERVRAVLASQEFAADVDADAAEAAALGANGVPFFVIDRKYGVSGAQPAELFEQALKQAWDERRPALVSPLGVVASDASSEAEVCGPEGC